One genomic segment of Primulina huaijiensis isolate GDHJ02 unplaced genomic scaffold, ASM1229523v2 scaffold42729_ERROPOS115676, whole genome shotgun sequence includes these proteins:
- the LOC140969748 gene encoding uncharacterized protein, with translation MEAWKHINCDVIPSAETDHQSEKLINEDNTGVGRAYECTFCKRGFTNAQALGGHMNIHRKDKAKVKKRKGEEPSNQSIKPVEKYLNSRCFSHVSSGHEGHQVSYQVYLPSSNPSILTQNYQRNIIPVWRPEEQFIDYMKVNLSMRIGLPPLVDEEEGYRDRILDGNEVDLELRLGHDL, from the coding sequence ATGGAGGCCTGGAAACACATCAACTGCGATGTAATTCCAAGTGCAGAAACTGATCATCAATCGgagaaattaattaatgaagaCAACACCGGCGTTGGAAGAGCGTATGAGTGCACTTTCTGTAAACGGGGCTTCACTAACGCGCAAGCTTTAGGAGGGCACATGAACATACATAGGAAAGACAAAGCCAAAgtcaagaaaagaaaaggagagGAACCCTCAAATCAAAGCATCAAACCAGTCGAAAAATACTTGAATTCGAGGTGTTTTTCTCATGTTTCATCAGGTCATGAAGGGCACCAGGTGAGTTATCAAGTGTACTTGCCATCATCAAACCCTAGTATTCTAACTCAAAATTATCAAAGAAATATTATTCCTGTTTGGAGGCCAGAAGAGCAATTCATCGATTATATGAAGGTAAACTTAAGTATGAGAATCGGATTGCCCCCACTTGTGGATGAGGAAGAGGGTTATAGAGATAGGATCTTGGATGGAAATGAAGTGGATTTGGAGCTCCGATTGGGTCACGATCTGTGA
- the LOC140969749 gene encoding transcriptional regulator SUPERMAN-like, giving the protein MERSRICLGRNTKQQQTNNSTQSIQEMNVYKFKGKWDFFHEFKNNNKNAEDNQVGAGFSWPPRCYSCSFCRREFRSAQALGGHMNVHRRDRARLRRFSPPKINQNIDPDPSFMSSHWTRFPHYTSPLPPSFPSSYSHLSSCLNSNHASFERSREEGALFENLKPSAGDLMKMETQKAFNSVENLGSFVCEKGCENIVKKDLVILEQLEIGLISQYSQGELDLELRLGYT; this is encoded by the coding sequence ATGGAGCGATCAAGAATCTGTTTGGGCAGAAATACAAAGCAGCAACAGACCAACAATAGTACACAAAGCATTCAAGAAATGAACGTTTACAAGTTCAAGGGAAAATGGGATTTTTTCCACGAGTTcaaaaacaacaataaaaatGCAGAGGACAACCAAGTTGGAGCTGGATTTTCATGGCCTCCAAGATGCTATTCATGCAGTTTCTGCAGAAGGGAATTTAGATCTGCTCAAGCTCTAGGGGGACACATGAACGTTCACAGAAGGGATAGAGCAAGATTGAGGCGATTTTCTCCACCGAAGATTAACCAAAATATTGATCCTGACCCTAGTTTTATGTCATCTCACTGGACAAGATTCCCTCATTACACTTCTCCGTTGCCTCCATCGTTCCCTTCTTCATATTCCCATTTATCTTCATGTTTAAACAGTAACCATGCTAGTTTCGAGAGATCGAGGGAGGAAGGTGCTTTGTTTGAGAACTTGAAGCCGAGCGCAGGGGATTTGATGAAGATGGAGACTCAGAAAGCCTTTAATAGTGTCGAAAATCTTGGTTCATTTGTTTGTGAAAAAGGCTGTGAAAATATTGTGAAGAAAGATTTGGTGATATTGGAGCAGCTGGAAATTGGATTGATTAGTCAATACTCTCAAGGGGAACTGGATTTGGAACTTCGACTAGGGTACACGTAA